DNA sequence from the Aptenodytes patagonicus chromosome 13, bAptPat1.pri.cur, whole genome shotgun sequence genome:
AAAGAGGTATGCTACTAAACTGTGCTTCAGTATGAGATAGTCCACCTCTTGCCATGGTTAACTGCTACGGGACCTGTTCGgggtatttccccccccccctccatccaGACACTTATAAGAGTGATCCTGAGTTAATTTAAGAAACCAAGAACGTGCCCATTTCCAGCTAATGGAGCATGGGTGGTGGGATGTATCTGAACACGTGGGCTGCTGAGCAGCCTGGTACCACAAAGTCTTTTCCTGCTGGGGCTAGGCAGCTGTGGCCCGGTGGGAAGCTTGCTGCCTGATGTGCTGTGTGGAGAAATCAGATCGTAATCCAAAAGTGACTGTGTAGCAGGCCGTTTAACTGTTCCCTGGCTGTTTTCAGTGTGCCTGGTCATCGCTGGTGACTGAGGTATGCGCAGCTGTGGGAGAACGAACCTCTTCCTTTCTTACGTAAGGGTTGAACTTCCTTAGCTGTGCTGGGCAAGTCACTCCTGATTTCCTGCAGAAACTCCTTCATTTACACGGTCACCATCTCGAACACAAAGCAGAGGTAACCAATCTGCAGAAAGCTCAGGCCTCAGGGATAACAGAACTTGGAGGCCAGGAGAGACAACACAGTACAGCAGAGAGGTGAAGAAGAGATGGTCACTGAAGACAGTATGGGAAAAGACCACCGGGTTAGTGTAGGGCAAACAGCATAGgcaagtggattaaaaaaaaagcaggggcAGTGCAGAGAGTGCATAACTTCTAAAAGGCCATCAGTGTTATGATTAAACAATAATCTTAACATTCGTAGGAACCGAGAGCATTGAGTGGCATGGGTCTCTTCACTCTAGCTATCTGGCTTCTCCTCAGAGCTAGTCCAAGTCAGAAACTGCATCTTCAGCAACTCTAACAAAAGGCTGTTGTTCCAGCCAAGCTGAAAGCCAGGAGCTTATTCAGACACTGCTCCAGGCAGTAGTTCGACTGAGCCCGTAGAACGTGCTCCTTGTCCTCTACAGCAGTACAGAGATCTCCAGCTGACACGAAGCTCAGATGGAGCGTGCAGGCAATAAAGACTGTTGCTAGATTGATCAGCTACACTGGTGTGTAACTCCAGAATTGGCACTTTGAATCCTTCCTGGTAAAGAATGCAAATATATTCTGTCCCTAAGCCCACAAGTAATGTATACAGTAAGGAAACATCATGATTTTTGTTCTGCATCTGGGAAGATGATACAAAAGTAGGAATAACACCTAAGGGAGCACCCTTGGTTTTTTTAACTCCCCACCTCCTTTCCAGAAGCTTCAGCTAAGACTGTTGAGTGAAGAGAGGTTTCCTGCTATAGCCTTGTTTTCAGATGTTCCAGTACGGGATTCTTGCCTTCTCCTGTGCCTCCCCAGGTATCCTACTAAATAACTTGTGGTATCTCTACTCAGGATGGAGACATCCTAGCTTCCAATTTTCCTGTGGACACTCAAGTTGCTTACATCCTAAGTCTTGGAGTGGTGAAGGAGTTCAGAAAACATGGAATAGGTAAGATGCTGCTAAGTGACAACTCTGTTGCTGTTGTTTGCCACATGTGGCTAGCGGGCGTGACTGAAGGAGCTGCACCATTTCACCGCAAGCTTGACGATGATTTGTACCAGCAGTTGGGAAGGTGATGCACTCGCATCCCCTTCTTGGTGTTAATGCAAGTGCACTGAGATGTTTTTACTGATGTACGCACAAAACAATGCGCAAATGTTTCCAAAGAGCACGGGGCTTTGTCCGTCTTGTTCCCAGGGGACAGCTGAGCACACCAAAAACTTGCACTCCTGCTGCTGAGACTGACTGAAGCGCTAGGACTTCACCCTGGAGCAGGGTTTGAAGTGATTTTCTTTCATGGGTATCAGAAGCCTGCTCCCTGAGGCAGAAAATATAGCTGCTTTTAACCTTTCAACTTCAACAGATAGAacaaacatttagaaaaagacaaaggGAACTGGAAAAAGAGTGTAACTTGGACCTGATTAAATCTGTCAAATGCATGTAAAAGTCAGCTCTGAATGCCTCCTGCAACACACAGCATTTTTGCAGCCATTTGAAAATCCTGCAGTCAGAAGGGCTTATCTCTGTTTAGAGCAGGATATGTTTTGTCATCAAATAAGTGCTCTTCTGGTGCAATTTCAAGCATGATCTATATCTTTGATCTGTGAAAGCAAATAGGCCAGGTTTGGCAGCATGACCCAGTGTTGTACATCCAGAGTCTCTTCAGTGGGTACAGGTATAACTTCTCTTCCTTGagtcctcccttctccccagtcATGTTTAAAAGGGTACCAACTGATAGGATACATAAAGAAATGACCAGAAGAGTCCTCGGTGGGAGCACTGTATTTAAAACTTGCATTGAAATGCTACTGGAGATAAATTTTctctacaaagaagaaaatacttgcGCAGAATAATGTTCAGAGAAGGTGGTAAAGGGGTCTTCTGTTCTGTGAAGTTGTGGCTCTTTTGAGTCCCCTTTCTGtttccaaattctgtttttttcagctccGTCTTGCTGgaattttctcctttcagcatCAGTATTTCCTGTATCCGTTACATCTAGACAGTATGTTGCCGTGCTCTCTCAAAACCTTTGGACTTGTACCTATAGCAAAACAACCTAAagaagctgctgcctgctgctgctctttctgagACCTTTCTCTTGAGAGTTTTTCTACTTGTGTTTGAAGCTGAAGTCTTTCATGCAGGAGGCTTTTCACCCCAGGCATACTTTTAAGCACCaaagctctgatttttctcttgcagaCATTAAAAGGCTTTGGTTTCTACTTCTCTGCTATTCTTAAACCAGAAGGCAGTTGGATTTCTGTGAGATAGAAGAGTGGAATATCTCATAATGAAACTAAACTGCTCTCCTGTTGATGTCTCTCAGTGTCTTTTTGTGCTTGGCTGATATAAATTCCTACTAAGTATCAAGTGACCGTGAAGTGGTCTGGGGATTGTGAAACAGCAGCGTAAATCTcatctgtgtgtttgtgttagCTAAGCTATTTCTGTAGCCTGTTGTTACCACACCTGACGGAAGAAGTTCCCCTGCAGGTTCCGCTGGGTCCTTCATGCTGAGTTGAGGTGGTTTGGATGAACCTCCAGGTCTCGTTTCTTGGGGCTGGAGTATTCTCTGTGCCCTTCTCTGGTTTCTCCTGCTGACTAGCGGCTGCAGAAAATCCAGGTTGAGTGAGACTGTGCCTTGGCTCTCCTCCTAAGAAGGGATCTTAAAATCCTACCTGTTCTTAGATTTTAATTCGAGTTCAGCAGATGCAATGCAATAACCTGCTTGTGAAGTCTTGTTTGGACTCTCTGCTgttttaaatggctttaaaataaataaatgtggtgGAACTGATACCACTGACAATGACTTACTGACCCTCCCCAAAGCTGAGAGCTGCTTGGCTGGGGATGGGCATTACTGGCAGATTCCCACGTCTGGCTCATCTTTGTGGTTACTGAATCAGAAGTTTGTGTCtttataaaatctgttttgtgaaGCCATGCTCATAGGTAAGATGAGATTCGTATTAAAACCACGTAGCGTGGTCCTGTTGAATTCATCAAGAGGGTCTGTGAGAACTGGGTGGGATCTGGGGTCTTCAAGCGTGTGCAGCAATCCCTGCTTAGACGCTGGGTGCAGGAGATCTCAGCTGGGACCTATGAACGCTTGCGCTGTCCCTGAGAAGGCAGCTGCACTCTGTGattctgctgctcttcccttcAACAGGTTCGCTCTTGCTTGAAAGTTTAAAAGACCATATATCAACGACTGCCCAAGATCACTGCAAAGCCATCTACCTGCACGTCCTCACCACTAACAATACAGCAATAAACTTCTATGAAAACAGAGACTTTAAACAGCACCACTATCTTCCCTATTATTATTCCATCAGAGGGGTCCTCAAAGATGGCTTTACCTACGTCCTGTACATCAATGGTGGACATCCACCCTGGACAATCTTATATCCTTTACCTTCGGTCTGATTAGCAGGGGAACACAATAAGCGGACGCCACACTATGTGTTAGGTTAAAAATGGCAATCTAGCAAAGTGTGACCTGGCTAGATCTGGGGACTGATGCCTGCTCAGGTGCGAGTTTAATCTGAAGCTGGAAGGAAGGCGATGTTAGAGGGATTTGACAGTGACCTGCTTGTGCCCAAGCTCCCCCGACTCCTCTGGGAACAGTTTGGGGAGGCAGTGTAGGATGGTACATTGAATTCTAAGTTGGGAGGAGTTTGATGCCAGTGATAGCAAACGTTGGTGTTAAGCCAGAGTGCTAGGCGTGCTCTGGCTTGTGTGGTGCAGGATTTGTCCAGCAACATGGCAGAGAAAGCCCTTGTTCTTGTTTCCTGTGGCCTGGGATCCCCTGTGACTCTGGCCTGGCCTGGATCTCAGCAGGCTGCTCTCAAACTGACTTTGGGAGTTTGTTCCAGGTCATTGGATCATGGAGAAGAAACCTGATCTTTCCCGGGTGTAGCTAGTCAGTCCAAACCTCTCCAGGCAGGTGGTTAGATTGCCGTCCCCACAGGAACTTGCTGTGGAGTGCAAAGGGAACTAGCAGCTGCTTAGAGGAGGTATTCCCCACACAAGTTGGAGCCAGTGTTCCCAAATTGCCGCCTTTTATGGTGCAAAGCAGACCTGCTTTTGAGAGAAAGGAGCAGGCAATTAATACAAGGAGCAGATCTGTCTGTCTAACTGAGCAGAGCAGCTTTCGCTGTGTCATGGGGTCTCTTTAGGGAGTGCTCTGTGGAGTGCTAGTCCACAGAGTATTTTAAGTTATTTCTTAAGTTACAGTGTAAATGTCGCTGTCCTTAACTGATGGCCACTGACTACCTACAGCACATTGGATCAACGCTAGCCAGCCTGAGCCCGTGTTCAATTCCCCAGAGGATATATCGACAAGCCCAGAGCCTTCTCTGCAGCCTTCTGCCCTGGTCTGGCATTTCTGCCAAGAGCGGCATTGAATATAGCCGGACGATGTGACTGGATCGGAAGGTGTACAAAAAGCAAAGGTAGGTACCTAGGGAAAGCTCCCTTCTCTGCCCAAGGCCAGCAGCGACGCGCTGGCGATGCCCCACGGCCGCTGTCTGGGGGCAGTGCTCGAGCGAGGGCTGCcgaagctgcagctctgctgctgggcaAGCTACTGTGTGTCTGGGGCATCGTTGTGCTCCCATCTCCAGCTGGTGGCCGAGCTCCTATTGGTTTCATTTGAAGGGAATTTGAACTCTGATCTTGTTACTTGAGCCCAGAGCCTGACAGCAGATTGAACCTGTCCCTgctgtctctctccttttcccagcTCTGTTAGACCCAGAGTGACCGAGTCCTCGCTCTTTCCCCAGCTCAGTGTCCCAGCACAGTAACTGACAGCCCGTTTGCTGCCAGTTGCGTTGCAGGTCTGACGACAAGGTCTTCAGGACAGCGGCTCCTCGGTACGCTTGAAGAGACCCGCAACACCTGGTTTCCCTAAGAGAGCTGCCCTCTTTGTCTTTCCGTaggattgtttttcctttcatctccTGAACCATCCGGCTCTGCACTGATTCCAGTGATGACGGCTCTTGGTCAGTGACCCAGCCCCTGGACGGGACTCCTTGTTCCACAGGTTGACCGAGATTTGGCAGACTTCGCACTTGACGGGCTGCAGCCCTGACTTACCCCCGTGGCCTGGAGCCTGCgagcgctgcctgggcaggcctggCTGTCGCGCGAGGCATCTGGCTGTGCCGTAGCTGAGGGCCCTTTGCGTCACCAGTCTGTGTGCATGTTGCACTGTCCCCGCCACTTCCCTTGCCTCTGGTTTGCTCCTATTCGTATACGTGATGTAGAGGGGTTCAGTTAACGAGGTGAATGAGTCTGCACTGACTGACCATGTAAATGAGCCGTAAGCGCCCTGGCAGGCCGCTGCTGGCAGAATATACAGTCGTGCACTTGTTGCCGGGGAAGGGGGAGCTGGGTGAGGGGAAATGGGGAGCGAGGATCGTGTCTGGGTCCTGCCAAGTCAGCTGCTGCCGCCGGTGCTTCCTGTGGGTAACTTCCAGGGAGGGTAACTGCCTTGCATGAGAAACTACCCAGCCCCACCGGCCCTCTGGAGTGActtaaaaagaagcatttaattCAGGATGCATCAAGTAGAAGGCAGGGAATGAAATTGCTATTTCATagtgaaatatatatattatactgTATAGATCTTTCTGCCTTTGTCCAAGTTGGAATGTagcaggggaggggagctgggggtgTAGAGccgctgctgcagccagagccctgcaGAGTTCGGTCCAGAGCCCTTCTCCTCTCCTGTGTGCACCCTCCCGTGGCACCAGGGCCGGACTCTTGCAGGATCGTTGGGGATGAGCCCTGTGCACAGATCACAGCAGCTTTTCCTTGCTGACGAAAAGCTCCCCCGGCTGCTCACTGGCGTGCTTCAGGCCACAGTCTGGGCATCACCACAGGGCCGTGCTGGTGGACAGTCTCCCTGCAGCTGTCCGGGAGACTCCTGGCCCGGCTGCAGGACCCCCGTGGCTGTGCCAGCCTGGGGCTGTGTCTCAGCTCACCGGCAGTTAGCGTCCAGCCTGCATGGAGACCCCAGTGTGCCACAGCCAGGCCAGGCACCTTTCCTGTGCCTTGGAGCGAGGTTGGGCGAGCACTTCGCTTTTAAGGTGGGAGTCGCTGCAGCTCACCCAGCCCAGGCACGTGTCAGAGGTGCGGGTATCCCTGCGCCCTGCTGGGGTCCCGTTGCAAAtcactcttcccctgctcagCGCCATGTTCCTCAATCCCCTCTCATTTTGAAACTGGGACTTGAGCAAAGGAGGTCTAAGCCGCAGCTGGTGCATCGCCTGTACGTGCAGGCagtgccagctctggcagcgggtGTGGGGGTGAGACACAGTACAGGTCAGGCTTAGACTTCTAGAAGAGAAAGGAAGCACGTTGAGATCTTGCAGCCCGGATGACCGTACAAAGAAGTCATTTCCATGTCTAAACCCCAGAGGTGGGAGTAAATTAATAAAAGGGTGCAGGAAGGCGAGCTTGCTGTGCGTGGTACCGTGCTGCTGCCCGAGAAGGGTGGCTGGGAGTAGCTCCCCACGGCCGCCATGGGGCTGGCACTGTGTGCTGCTGCTCGGCTCAGAGGTGGCTCTGGCACAGAAAGCCCCGGTGAGCGCAGCTTCCCCCGTGGCCGAGGCCGGCCCTGCAGCCCGGACTGCAGGAAGCAGCTTGATCCAGCCCCGGGGGCCGGCACAGAGCGTGTTTTGGAGCAGCAGCGGGCTGTTTTGCTGGGAGGTGCTGGTCCCGCTTCTGGGGCTCAAAGAAAGAGGTCTAGCGCAATGACTGacagaagggggggaaaaaaaaaagtgtctccaTGAGGACAGTCGAGCGCGGAGCTATTGGAGAACCcgtccttggagacattcaagaCCCAAGAagccagggctgccctcggtgCTGGCCTTGCTCTGAGGCTGTTGGAGCAGAGCACGCCAGAGGCTCCTTCCAACCCGTACACCTCTGGTTCCCCTTCAGTTTGGCAGCGCAAGcggcactgtgcaggcagctgggctggctgcaaAGTTGTGGCCCCTGCCCTGCGTGCGGCAGGCAGGCTAAGGCTCAAGGGACACAGTGCTGGGGCAGACGACACGCgatggggcagggagctgcaggctcCGCTGGGGCTGGTGCGCGCAGCTTTGGCCAAGGTGCCTCTTGGGGGGTTTCAGCTGGGCCACGGGGTGAAAGAGGAGCTCTCCCACCCGCGGCACTGAGACAGCGTGGTGGGTTTGCAGCCCACTGTCACCGAAGTGTCCCTCTGTGGGGCTGCGTGCTCCTGCCTGTGAGTGATGTGGTGGAGCCGTTTGCAGAAGAACGGGGCAGGTCTGTGCAGCCAACGGCTCGGCTGAGCCGCTCGTGGCACCACAGCCTGGGGccgcatgggggggggggggctccctgCGCGTCCCTCTCCCGTGCCGTGGAGCCCGCTCCTCTGGACCTGCCTCACCAGGGTGCTCGGCAGCCTGCAGCCCGGCCAAGCCGGCTCAGCGGGTGCCCTGGCCGTGCTCCCCTGCCCGGCCTTGCCGCCAAGCAGCTGTGCCTGCAGCGCTGCCCATGGGGAGCAGGTGTTGCCTTGGCTTTGCCGAGGTGCTGGTGGGGAGGCTTTGGCTGTCCCCGTTGTCCCCAGTGCTCCTCCCACAGCCTGGCTGGCCCCCACTGGCAGGGGAGGTAGCGGCAGGAACTGCTGCCATCCCTCCTAGCCCCAGTGCTTTCCCAGGAGAGACCTGAAGCACCCTTCCAGCCTCATTTGTGTTACCATTTtgggggggtttggtttttttcttagccaTTTTTTACTTAAACACGTCTGTTGGTTTATACGAGTTTCTTTAGCAACTCAGGCCCCTGGTTTTCCTCGGCACTTGCTTTCTCTGGACCAGACtgaatctctctttttctcccgAATGCCTGGGACTGATGTTCCCCCCACTTTCGATCCTGCCCGTTACACAACCCAACTCCACCGCCGCAGCACTTTTGAGCACATCCCGAGGGGAGCTGTGACGTCTGTGTGtcctcctgccaccccatccTGAGGTGTCAGCCACGTCCCTGCCTCACAGCCCGTTATTTATCGAAGAGCATTGTGCTGCCACCATCAGCCTCTCTCTAAACATCTTCAATTAAACCAAACCTCTTTTTCTGAGTCGTTTGTCACTCTGCGCAGGAGCCTGCCTCTGGTCGGCTGCTCAAACACCTTCACCTGACCTTGCGCTCTGCTGCGATGCAGGGCGACCGCAGGCCCTCTTCAccggggctggggccggctccggctgggagctgctgctgccccaggccaGGGATCAGCATCCAGCAGGCAGtgggggggggacagggcagggccagaggctggagcaggggggagcagctcctccagcGCAGAGCCTCCCGTGTTGCAATGGGGCTGCTGGATGGGTGGAGGATTTTACAAAGGCGCAGTTGAAATGCCTCCCCCCCCAGAGACCGCAGCCTCGCACAGCTGCGGCTGCACAGCCTCAGTGCAGCCTCAGTGCAGCCGGGCTCCTCACTGGCTGCCCCAGCAGCGGCTGCGTTATGGACAGGACAAACGCCCCCCCCACGCACAGCCAGTGCCCGGGAGGTGCTCTGGCACCTGCAACGGCGCAGCCGGCTTCTCCCCAGGCCCCTGCCTGAAGCCCTTGGGTGCACGAGCCATTTTGGAGTAACCCAGCAGCAAAAGCCTAACGACCGGTTTGCGGCGGTGCGgcaccctgccagccccctctgccccagcttcccccagcagctctgggccCTGCGCTTCCCCTGCACCTCCAGCTTCTCGCCCTGGCACAAGTCCAGCAAGGAGCAGGGGGCGAAGCCCTGAGGCAGAGGGAACCGACAGGCGCtgcgctcccccagcccctgcacccccaaaGCTCTGGGTCGCCGCAGGCTCTGTGCCGGCAGTCAAGAACAATCCCGACTGCGAAGCGTTCAGCAAAGCCATTTATTCCACTTTCCTGCTCCCACAGATCTCCAGGTAGAAACCCACACGAGCACTCCCCCACGCCCCAGAGGGAATTCACGGCACACCACCCCGTTGCGCTGGCACCCCGAGCGGGAGCCCGGCCGCACCGCCGCCAGCAGAGGGGAGCCCTTCCACCGACGCTGGCAGAGGTGCTGGACCGTCAGCCCCATCCCTCAGCTGTGTCCGCTGCAAACACAGCCGCGTCCAAGTCAACGTGGGGCATtcaaaaaataagacattttgttccttaaaaatgaaatgggGACCTGACAGCAGCAGCGCGTCCCTGAAATCAAAGCATAATTCTAAGGCTTCGGCGCCCTCACGTAAGCACGTGAACTCTCTGCAGGGGGCTGTGCAGGTTGATCTGGGAAGCTCGCTAGTTTAATGGCCATAAAAATACATAGCTTTCCCCTGCTTCAGACAAACCCAAACCCTCCCGGCTGGGCAGTGGAATCGTGTGGGCAGCAACTGCAGCCAGCGACGGGTCGGAAAGTTAGAAGAAAGTCTCTAGTCTCACCCACTTTTAATCAAGCGCAAACACGGCGATGTCACTCCATCGGCTCAGCCACCGGCTGCTCCGCCACAGcgtctgcccccagccccgccggctgCTCCACCGCCACGGCCGCTGGCGCAGCCGCCAGCTGCTCCGCCACAGCCCCGCTCTCCAGCCCAGCCACCGGCTGCTCCACTGCCTCGGCCGCTGCCTGCGCAGCTGCCTGGTTCTCTGCCCTATCTGCCAATTCGTTGCCTGTTTTAGCGGGCGCTGCCAGCTCGTTTGCCGGCTTAGCGGCAGGCGCATTTCCCGTTGCCCCTGCTGCCTGGTCAACGGCCGGCTTCTTCGGCTTCTGTGTGGCAGCCACCGCCTCGGCCAGCTTCTCCTCCGGCACCATGTTCAAGATCTTCAGGGCAAAGAGCAGCTGGAATTTGGCGGTTCCAACGAAGGAGTTGCCCAGGAAGTTGGGCAGCCCGCCCATGCGGTCCTTCTGGGTGTAGAGGGGGACACGGACCATGCCCATCACCTGCAACAGCACAGAGCGCAGCTCAGCAGAGGCCGCGGCagcaccagcccccccccccccccccccggcaccacCCTCTGCCCCCACACCCTCACCCCAGCACCCCGCCAGCCCACGGCCCAGGcccgccctgccccagctgccacatcccgccccccccccctccacaccGACCCCTGCCCTCGCCTGCCTGCCCTCGCCTGCCCGCACCCAGCCCGGCTGAAGCCCCTGTGCTGCCCCTCCCCGAGCCCCGCCAggcccctgctctccctgcccagcccggCCCTGGCTCCGTTCCCCCGCCTGCCCCTTCGGGGGGATCCCGCTGCCCCAGGCCGCTACGGGGAGCCCCGCTTCCCCCTCCacaccctgccctgcctggggacacCACGGCTTACCCACGCATCCCCCTCAACCGCGCCACAGCCCAGGGCCAACTGCctccgttcacgcagctgccgaaACCTGCCGAGCGCCTCGCGGGCGCGCGGAGAGACCCTAGCTCTCGCGCTCTACCCCGGGGCGTCAGCCGGACCCAGCTACCCAGGAGGAAGGCTGCCTCCCGCGCTGCCTCCGTGCAAGCCGGGGAGAACTCGGGTTACAGCAACACATCACCGCACCGAGGGTCACGATTCCGGTCCAGGTTACTCAGCCCAGGGCGGGGGGAGATGCCCACCAGATGCGAGACGGACCTCACCCGCATCCCGAGGCTGAGCGGGTAAATGGGGCTCTTCCCTACGCGGGCGGTCGCCAGGAAAGGCCGGAGCTTGAGCTCGCTACGCTCCGGGGCCCGAGACGCAACCCCAGCCAACAGCCAGACCTCCTAACGCCGGCGCTACGCGGCGGTGCACGGCACTCGCCGACAGCAGCTCTACATGCGGTGCATTCCCCCGCCGGGCTGCGAGAGACGGCAGCCCGGCAGACCTAGGAGGGAAGCTTCGTCTTCCCTGGGCCTAACGCTCAGAGCTCTACAGGCCCCCTCCCTGGATGTCCCACCTCCAGCCCGTGGTCTCGGGAATGCACCGCGCTGATCTCGATGGTATGCAGCTCCTCCAGGGTCAGCTGCCTGGCGTAGAAGTGTGCCACCACGCGATGTGGCCCCTCTGTCAGGTGCGAGCACAGATAGTCAGCTTCCGTCAGGCGCACACAGCCCAAACCCAAGCCCAGCACCCGATTCAGACCGTCCTCCAGGGACCAGTAACGGCGATCCACGAACCCCCCGGGAAAGCCCAGCAGTCCGTCAAAtcgcatctgcatctgcaatagAGGCGCATGGTGTTAATGGGGCACAGCGGAgcccccggcggggggggggggaggcgaggggaggcgcgGGCGCCCCAGCCCGGCGCCACGGAGGCCTCCGCGGAGGAGGGCGGGGAAGCCTCCCGGCCGCTTCGGCGCGGCCCTACCAGCTCCAGCGCATCCAGGACCGTTCACCGCCGCCATCTCCGAGGGCTCGCCGCGGCCCTGGGCCGGGGAGCCGAGGCGGAGCCGCCCCGGCCGCGCagccggggggtcccgggggctCCCCCCCGGGCtcgggcccgccgccgcctcggccaaGCCTGACGCTACCGCCCTGCACGGGAACTACCGGACAACCAgagccgccgcgccgcccggccgggcccgcccgcctgccctcgGCCCGCCTCCCCCGGAGCCCGcggcccgccccagcccggcccgagggcccgcc
Encoded proteins:
- the NAA60 gene encoding N-alpha-acetyltransferase 60 isoform X1, with amino-acid sequence MTEEVPPTALTDVNLRLLCHDDIDTVKQLCGDWFPIEYPDSWYRDITSNKKFFSLAATYRGSIVGMIVAEIKSRTKVHKEDGDILASNFPVDTQVAYILSLGVVKEFRKHGIGSLLLESLKDHISTTAQDHCKAIYLHVLTTNNTAINFYENRDFKQHHYLPYYYSIRGVLKDGFTYVLYINGGHPPWTILYPLPSV
- the NAA60 gene encoding N-alpha-acetyltransferase 60 isoform X2 → MTEEVPPTALTDVNLRLLCHDDIDTVKQLCGDWFPIEYPDSWYRDITSNKKFFSLAATYRGSIVGMIVAEIKSRTKVHKEDGDILASNFPVDTQVAYILSLGVVKEFRKHGIGSLLLESLKDHISTTAQDHCKAIYLHVLTTNNTAINFYENRDFKQHHYLPYYYSIRGVLKDGFTYVLYINGGHPPWTIFDYLQHIGSTLASLSPCSIPQRIYRQAQSLLCSLLPWSGISAKSGIEYSRTM
- the NUDT16L1 gene encoding tudor-interacting repair regulator protein isoform X1; the protein is MAAMGAMAAVGALPAGAGALPPLPTLGVPGVPELKPLTRYEAMRLGPGWSHSCHAMLYAPNPGMLFGRIPLRYAVLMQMRFDGLLGFPGGFVDRRYWSLEDGLNRVLGLGLGCVRLTEADYLCSHLTEGPHRVVAHFYARQLTLEELHTIEISAVHSRDHGLEVMGMVRVPLYTQKDRMGGLPNFLGNSFVGTAKFQLLFALKILNMVPEEKLAEAVAATQKPKKPAVDQAAGATGNAPAAKPANELAAPAKTGNELADRAENQAAAQAAAEAVEQPVAGLESGAVAEQLAAAPAAVAVEQPAGLGADAVAEQPVAEPME
- the NUDT16L1 gene encoding tudor-interacting repair regulator protein isoform X2, with the protein product MAAMGAMAAVGALPAGAGALPPLPTLGVPGVPELKPLTRYEAMRLGPGWSHSCHAMLYAPNPGMLFGRIPLRYAVLMQMRFDGLLGFPGGFVDRRYWSLEDEGPHRVVAHFYARQLTLEELHTIEISAVHSRDHGLEVMGMVRVPLYTQKDRMGGLPNFLGNSFVGTAKFQLLFALKILNMVPEEKLAEAVAATQKPKKPAVDQAAGATGNAPAAKPANELAAPAKTGNELADRAENQAAAQAAAEAVEQPVAGLESGAVAEQLAAAPAAVAVEQPAGLGADAVAEQPVAEPME
- the NUDT16L1 gene encoding tudor-interacting repair regulator protein isoform X3; this encodes MAAMGAMAAVGALPAGAGALPPLPTLGVPGVPELKPLTRYEAMRLGPGWSHSCHAMLYAPNPGMLFGRIPLRYAVLVMGMVRVPLYTQKDRMGGLPNFLGNSFVGTAKFQLLFALKILNMVPEEKLAEAVAATQKPKKPAVDQAAGATGNAPAAKPANELAAPAKTGNELADRAENQAAAQAAAEAVEQPVAGLESGAVAEQLAAAPAAVAVEQPAGLGADAVAEQPVAEPME